CCCAGACGTAGATAGCCACGAGAAGGGTCTCTGCGTCAAGATGGTAAAGGGGGTGCTCACGATCTTGCCGCATGGCACCCCCTCTTTTTTCACACCCCGGGGGTCCAGATCAAGTAGCACACGAAGGCATTTGCCCCCTCCGCCCAAGGCCCTTATCCTGGGAGGACGTGAGCCTGACGCGGGAAGCCTACCACCGCCTCACCCCCCTTCCCCACCCCGGAGGCCGGCTCTTCGTCAAGCCCGGGGCCCGGGGGTACCGGGACCCGGTCTACGACCTCCTGCAGAAGACGGTGGAGCCCTTCGGCGAGCGGGCCTTGGACCTGAACCCCGGGGTGGGCTGGGGAAGCCTCCCCTTGGAGGGGAAGATGGCGGTGGAGCGGCTGGAGACCTCCCGGGCCGCCTTTCGCTGCCTCACGGCGAGCGGCCTCCAGGCCCGACTCGCCCTTCCCTGGGAGGCGGCGGCGGGAGCGTACGACCTCGTGGTCCTGGCCCTCCCCGCCGGGCGAGGGACGGCCTACGTCCAGGCGAGCCTCGTGGCCGCGGCCCGGGCCCTCCGGACGGGGGGACGGCTCTACCTTGCCGGGGACAAGAACAAGGGGTTTGAGCGCTACTTCAATGAGGCCCGGGCCCTTCTGGGCTACGGCGTGGTGGTGCGGCGGGAGGGGCCTTACCGGGTGGCCCTCCTAGAGAAGGAGAAGGAGGCCCCGCCCCTCCCCTCCCTCTGGCGGGCCTTTTCGGCCCGCATCCTGGGGGCGGAGTACACCTTCCACCACCTCCCCGGGGTCTTCTCGGCGGGGAAGGTGGATCCGGCCTCCCTGCTCCTCCTCGAGGCCCTGCAGGAACGCCTGGGGCCCGAGGGGGTCCGCGGCCGGCAGGTCCTGGACCTGGGGGCGGGCTATGGGGCCCTGACCCTGCCCCTCGCCCGGATGGGGGCGGAGGTGGTGGGGGTGGAGGACGACCTGGCCTCCGTCCTCTCCCTGCAAAAGGGCCTCGAGGCCAACGCCCTGAAGGCTCAGGCCCTCCACTCCGACGTGGACGAGGCCTTGACAGAGGAGGCCCGGTTTGACATCATAGTTACGAACCCCCCCTTTCACGTGGGGGGTGCGGTCATTCTGGATGTGGCCCAGGCGTTCGTGGACGTGGCGGCGGCCCGGCTCAGGCCGGGTGGCGTGTTTTTCCTTGTGTCCAACCCGTTCCTGAAGTACGAGCCTTTGCTGGAGGAGAAGTTCGGCGCCTTCCAGACCCTCAAGGTGGCCGAATACAAGGTCCTGTTCGCGGAAAAGCGAGGGAGGTGAGCCTTGAAGAAGAGCAAGCGCAAGAACGCCCAGGCCCAGGAAGCCCAGGAGACCGAGGTCCTGGTCCAGGAGGAGGCGGAAGAGTTCCCCGAGTTCCCCGAGGGGGAGCCCGACCCCGACCTCGAGGACCCGGACCTCGTCCTGGAGGACGACCTCCTGGACCTGCCCGAGGAGGGCGAGGGGCTGGACCTGGAGGAGGAAGAAGACCTCCCCATCCCCAAGATCTCCACCTCCGACCCCGTGCGCCAGTACCTGCACGAGATCGGCCAGGTCCCCCTCCTCACCCTGGAGGAGGAGGTGGAGCTCGCCCGGAAGGTGGAGGAGGGGATGGAGGCCATCAAGAAGCTCTCCGAGATCACCGGCCTTGACCCCGACCTCATCCGGGAGGTGGTCCGGGCCAAGATCCTGGGCTCAGCCCGGGTGCGGCACATCCCCGGCCTCAAGGAGACCCTGGACCCCAAGACCGTGGAGGAGATTGACCAGAAGCTCAAAAGCCTCCCCAAGGAGCACAAGCGCTACCTGCACATCGCCCGGGAAGGGGAGGCGGCCCGGCAGCACCTCATTGAGGCCAACCTTCGGCTCGTGGTCTCCATCGCCAAGAAGTACACAGGGCGGGGCCTCTCCTTCCTGGACCTCATCCAGGAGGGAAACCAGGGCCTGATCCGGGCGGTGGAGAAGTTTGAGTACAAGCGGCGCTTCAAGTTCTCCACCTACGCCACCTGGTGGATCCGGCAGGCCATCAACCGGGCCATCGCCGACCAGGCCCGCACCATCCGCATCCCGGTGCACATGGTGGAGACCATCAACAAGCTCTCCCGCACCGCCAGGCAGCTCCAGCAGGAGCTCGGCCGCGAGCCCACCTACGAGGAGATCGCCGAGGCCATGGGGCCGGGCTGGGACGCCAAGCGGGTGGAGGAAACCCTCAAGATCGCCCAAGAGCCCGTCTCCTTGGAGACCCCCATTGGCGACGAGAAGGACAGCTTCTACGGGGACTTCATCCCCGACGAGCACCTCCCCTCCCCGGTGGACGCCGCCACCCAGAGCCTCCTCTCCGAGGAGCTGGAGAAGGCCCTGTCCAAGCTCTCCGAGCGCGAGGCCATGGTCCTGAAGCTCCGGAAAGGGCTTATTGACGGGCGGGAGCACACCCTGGAGGAGGTGGGGGCCTTCTTCGGCGTCACCCGGGAGAGGATCCGGCAGATTGAAAACAAGGCCCTGCGCAAGCTCAAGTACCACGAGTCCCGCACGCGGAAGCTCAGGGACTTCCTGGACTAAGTCGCTTTCGCCAGAGGGGGGCCCCAAAGACGCCTCCCATGGACGCCCACCTCCTCCTCCCTCTAGGCTTCGGCCTCCTCTCCGCCCTCACCTGGGGGGCCGGGGACTTCGGCGGCGGGATGGCCTCCCGCCGAGCCCACGCCCAGGCCGTGGTCCTCTGGGTCTCCGGCATCGGCCTCCTCCTCTTCCTCCTCCTGGCCCAGGTCTTCGGGGAGGCGCCCCAAGGGCGGGACCTTCCCTACGCCCTTTTGGGCGGGGCCTCCGGGGCCCTCGGCCTCCTCGCCTTTTACCGGGCCCTGGCCCACGGGGAGATGGGCCTCGCCGCCCCGGTGGCCGGGGTGGTGGGGACGGCGCTCCCCGTGGCCCTGGGGGCCCTCCTCGAGGGGTGGCCGGGCCTTTTCCCCGCCCTAGGCATGGGGCTGGGCCTCCTCGCGGTCTGGCTCGTCTCCCGGCCCGAAGGCCGGGCGCGCCCGGGGAACCTGGGCCTCGCCCTCCTCGCCGGCCTCGGCTTCGGCGGGTTCTACGCCTTCATGGACCGGGTGGAGGGGCTCTTCTACCCCGCCGCCTGGGCCAAGCTCACCGCCTTCCTCCTGGTCCTCCCTGCCGCCCTCAGGGCCAGGCCCTGGCCTGGAGGACGCGAGGCCCCATGGGTCCTCCTCGCTGGCCTCGGGGACGCCGGGGGAAACCTCTTCTTCCTCCTCGCGGCCCAGGCCGGACGGCTGGACGTGGCGGCGGTCCTCTCCTCCTTCTACCCGGTCTTCACGGTGCTTCTGGCCTGGCTCGTCCTGAAGGAAAGGCTTTCCCGGGGGCGGCTTACGGGGGTGGGCTTGAGCCTCCTGGCCATGGCCCTCATCGCTTTGGGCTAGGGCCTAGGGGAAAGCGGGCCACCTCCACAAGCCCCTCCCCTTCGTCCCGCACCAAGGCCGCCTCCTTCACCAGGAAGGAGCGGCGGGGCGGGGGCGGGAGGCGTTCCGCCAGGGCCTTCGCCTCCTCCGGAGAGAGGCCCAGGGCCAGGGTCAGGTGGGGGATGTAGCTCGGCCCCTCAATCTCCTTGAGGGGGGGGCCAGGGGCTCCAGGGCGTGGTAGAGGCGCCGGAAGGCCCCGCCCCCGTAGGCCCGGAGGTAGACCACCCCCTGGGGGAAGAAGCCCCAGCCCCCCAGGCGAAGGCGAAAGGGAGGATGGCCCCGCAGGATGCCTTCCAGGGCGATCTTCAAGGCCTCCTCCTCGTAGGGCCAGTCAAAGGGCTGGCGGAGGTTGAGGTGGGGCGGGCCGAAGCCCTTGACCCCGTGGCGGGCCTGGAGCTCTTCCATGAACCGCCTCAGGTCCTCGGGCGGCCACACCAGCACCCCGTACACGCCGCCAGTATACCGAAAGGCCTGGCGAAAACGATTCCAACCTTCCCGGGGCCTTGCCGTGGCCACGGTGGAGGCCAGGGGCGAGACCGCCGCCTACTACGCCCGCTGCCACGGCGAGCAGGGCTTCTTGGCCTGGCTGGAGCAGCTTAAGGGCTTCCCCACCAAGGACCCCATCGTGCGGGCCAGCTGGAACCACCTCCTCATCCAAAACGACGGCTCCAAGAGGGTCCGCAACCCCACCTACACCCGCCAGGTCCTCCTGGCCACCCTGAACGCTCTCCAGTAAAAGGCGCGAGCGCCCCGGGGGCAGGGTGCCCCCGGGGCCTTAACATAAGGGGGTGGAGCGCACCTACCTCTACCGGGGCCGCATCCTGAACCTGGCCCTGGAAGGCCGTTACGAGATCGTGGAGCACAAGCCCGCGGTGGCGGTGATCGCCCTGAGGGAAGGGAGGATGCTCTTCGTGCGCCAGATGCGCCCCGCCGTGGGCCTCGCCCCCTTGGAGATCCCCGCGGGCCTCATAGAGCCCGGGGAGGACCCCTTGGAGGCGGCGAGGCGGGAGCTCGCCGAGGAAACCGGGCTCACGGGAGACCTCACCTACCTCTTCAGCTACTACGTCTCCCCCGGCTTCACCGACGAGAAGACCCACGTCTTTTTGGCGGAGAACCTCAAGGAGGTGGAGGCCACCCCCGATGAGGACGAGGCCATAGAGGTGGTCTGGCTGGAGCCGGAAAGGGCCCTGGCCATGCACCAGAGGGGCGAGGTGGAGTTTTCCGCCACCGGGATCGTGGGGGTCCTCTACTACCATGCTTTTCTCCGAGGTCGCTGACGTCCCCAAGGGCCCCAAGGTGGTGGCCGTGGGCTCCTTTGACGGGGTCCACCTTGGCCATCAGCACCTCCTCCACCAGGCCCTGGCCGAGGCCAAGCGCCTCCACCAGCCCCTCCTCGTCTACACCTTTGACCCTCCCACCAAGGTCTTCACCCGGGGGGAGGGCTTCCTTATGGACCTCACGGAAAAGGTGGAGGCCCTCAGGGCCCTTGGGGTGGAGCTGATCCTGGCGGTGCCCTTCAACGAGGAGTTCGCCAGAAGACCCCCGGAGGCCTTCCTGGAGGACCTAAGGGCCCTTCAGGCGAGCCGCATCTACGTGGGGGAGGACTTCCGCTTCGGCCGGGGCCGGGCGGGGGGCCCGGAGGCCCTGGAGCGGGTGGCCCCCACCCGGGTCGTCCCCCTCCTGAGCCTTGGGGGGGAGGCGGTGAAGAGTAGCCGCATCCGCGACCTCCTCAAGGAGGGGAAGGTGGAGGAGGCCCGCCACCTCCTGGGCCGGCCCTACGGGGCCTACGGGGTGGTGGTGGCGGGGGACAGGATGGGAAGGCGGCTTGGCTTTCCCACGGCCAACCTGGCCGTCCACCCCTTGAAGGTCCTTCCCCCCGGGGTCTACGCCGTGGAGGCGGAAGGAGCCTTTGGCCGCTACAAGGGGGTGGCCAACGTGGGGACGCGGCCCACCCTGGGGGGGGAGGAAAGGCGCTTGGAGGTGCACCTTTTGGGCTTCGCCGGGGAACTTTACGGGGAGGAGATGCGGGTGCGCTTCCTCAAGCGCCTCCGGGAGGAGAGGCGCTTTCCCTCCCTCGAGGCCCTAAGGGCCCAGATCGCAGAGGACGTGGAGGCGGCCCGGGCCTACTTCGGGCTTTGATCCCACCCCATGCCGGCTTGCGCCGGAATGGGGTTTAGCCCTCGTCAAAGTAGGTGAGCTTCGGGCGCTTGTTGGCCCGAACCTCGTCCAGGCGGCGGACCGGGGTGGAGTAGGGGGCGTTTTCCAGCCACTCCTTGGGCCTTTGCAAAAGCTCCCCCATGGCCTCGGCGAAGGCCTCGAGGGTCTCCTTGGCCTCGGTCTCCGTGGGCTCCACCATGAGGGCCTCCTTGACGATCAGGGGGAAGTAGACCGTGGGGGGGTGGAAGCCGAGCTCCAAAAGCCCCTTGGCGAGGTCCAAAGCGCGGAAGCCCTGGGGGGGCTGGGCCACGAACTCGTGCATGGTGGGCCCGTCGTAGGGCACCCGGTAGCCCTTCTCCTTGAGGAGCTCCTTCAGGTAGCGGGCGTTGAGCACGGCGAGGGCCGCGGCCTTCTTAAGCCCCGGAAGCCCCAGGGTGCGGATGTAGGCCCAGGCCCGCACCAGGGCCAGGAAGTTCCCGTAGAAGCTCCGCACCCGGCCGATGCTCTTGGGCCGCCCGAAGTCCAGGTAGAAGCCCTCCTCCCCCCTGGCCACCAGGGGCACGGGGAGGTAGGGGGCGAGGTGGGCCTTCACCCCCACGGGGCCCGAGCCGGGGCCGCCCCCGCCGTGGGGCACGGTGAAGGTCTTGTGGAGGTTCAGGTGGACCACGTCAAAGCCCATGTCCCCGGGCCTGGCCCAGCCCATGATGGCGTTCAGGTTGGCCCCGTCGTAGTAGAGCTGCACCCCGGCCTCCTTGGCCAGGCGGGAGATCTCCAGGATGCGCCTCTCAAAGAGGCCCAGGGTGTTGGGGTTGGTGAGCATGATGGCGGCCACGTGGGGGCCGAGCTCGCGCTTTAGGGCCTCGAGGTCCACCTCCCCATCGGGCCCCGAGGGCACCTCCCGCACCTGGTAGCCCGC
This region of Thermus thermophilus genomic DNA includes:
- a CDS encoding class I SAM-dependent methyltransferase; the encoded protein is MSLTREAYHRLTPLPHPGGRLFVKPGARGYRDPVYDLLQKTVEPFGERALDLNPGVGWGSLPLEGKMAVERLETSRAAFRCLTASGLQARLALPWEAAAGAYDLVVLALPAGRGTAYVQASLVAAARALRTGGRLYLAGDKNKGFERYFNEARALLGYGVVVRREGPYRVALLEKEKEAPPLPSLWRAFSARILGAEYTFHHLPGVFSAGKVDPASLLLLEALQERLGPEGVRGRQVLDLGAGYGALTLPLARMGAEVVGVEDDLASVLSLQKGLEANALKAQALHSDVDEALTEEARFDIIVTNPPFHVGGAVILDVAQAFVDVAAARLRPGGVFFLVSNPFLKYEPLLEEKFGAFQTLKVAEYKVLFAEKRGR
- the rpoD gene encoding RNA polymerase sigma factor RpoD; this encodes MKKSKRKNAQAQEAQETEVLVQEEAEEFPEFPEGEPDPDLEDPDLVLEDDLLDLPEEGEGLDLEEEEDLPIPKISTSDPVRQYLHEIGQVPLLTLEEEVELARKVEEGMEAIKKLSEITGLDPDLIREVVRAKILGSARVRHIPGLKETLDPKTVEEIDQKLKSLPKEHKRYLHIAREGEAARQHLIEANLRLVVSIAKKYTGRGLSFLDLIQEGNQGLIRAVEKFEYKRRFKFSTYATWWIRQAINRAIADQARTIRIPVHMVETINKLSRTARQLQQELGREPTYEEIAEAMGPGWDAKRVEETLKIAQEPVSLETPIGDEKDSFYGDFIPDEHLPSPVDAATQSLLSEELEKALSKLSEREAMVLKLRKGLIDGREHTLEEVGAFFGVTRERIRQIENKALRKLKYHESRTRKLRDFLD
- a CDS encoding DMT family transporter gives rise to the protein MDAHLLLPLGFGLLSALTWGAGDFGGGMASRRAHAQAVVLWVSGIGLLLFLLLAQVFGEAPQGRDLPYALLGGASGALGLLAFYRALAHGEMGLAAPVAGVVGTALPVALGALLEGWPGLFPALGMGLGLLAVWLVSRPEGRARPGNLGLALLAGLGFGGFYAFMDRVEGLFYPAAWAKLTAFLLVLPAALRARPWPGGREAPWVLLAGLGDAGGNLFFLLAAQAGRLDVAAVLSSFYPVFTVLLAWLVLKERLSRGRLTGVGLSLLAMALIALG
- a CDS encoding NUDIX hydrolase — translated: MERTYLYRGRILNLALEGRYEIVEHKPAVAVIALREGRMLFVRQMRPAVGLAPLEIPAGLIEPGEDPLEAARRELAEETGLTGDLTYLFSYYVSPGFTDEKTHVFLAENLKEVEATPDEDEAIEVVWLEPERALAMHQRGEVEFSATGIVGVLYYHAFLRGR
- the ribF gene encoding riboflavin biosynthesis protein RibF, encoding MLFSEVADVPKGPKVVAVGSFDGVHLGHQHLLHQALAEAKRLHQPLLVYTFDPPTKVFTRGEGFLMDLTEKVEALRALGVELILAVPFNEEFARRPPEAFLEDLRALQASRIYVGEDFRFGRGRAGGPEALERVAPTRVVPLLSLGGEAVKSSRIRDLLKEGKVEEARHLLGRPYGAYGVVVAGDRMGRRLGFPTANLAVHPLKVLPPGVYAVEAEGAFGRYKGVANVGTRPTLGGEERRLEVHLLGFAGELYGEEMRVRFLKRLREERRFPSLEALRAQIAEDVEAARAYFGL
- the gcvPB gene encoding aminomethyl-transferring glycine dehydrogenase subunit GcvPB; the encoded protein is MSFPLIFERSRKGRRGLKLVKAVPKAEDLIPKEHLREVPPRLPEVDELTLVRHYTGLSRRQVGVDTTFYPLGSCTMKYNPKLHEEAARLFADLHPYQDPGTAQGALRLMWELGEYLKALTGMDAITLEPAAGAHGELTGILIIRAYHEDRGEGRTRRVVLVPDSAHGSNPATASMAGYQVREVPSGPDGEVDLEALKRELGPHVAAIMLTNPNTLGLFERRILEISRLAKEAGVQLYYDGANLNAIMGWARPGDMGFDVVHLNLHKTFTVPHGGGGPGSGPVGVKAHLAPYLPVPLVARGEEGFYLDFGRPKSIGRVRSFYGNFLALVRAWAYIRTLGLPGLKKAAALAVLNARYLKELLKEKGYRVPYDGPTMHEFVAQPPQGFRALDLAKGLLELGFHPPTVYFPLIVKEALMVEPTETEAKETLEAFAEAMGELLQRPKEWLENAPYSTPVRRLDEVRANKRPKLTYFDEG